One Candidatus Nitrososphaera evergladensis SR1 genomic window carries:
- a CDS encoding ATP-binding protein — translation MAIDYQDHFNFKWEVGTENSVVIGAHWQGKTHLAANLIARSILGAYPLWAWDYHGKLRKELLSRHLTPQQQALVYHGTCKRVEMIRKGTNFVVPLDLGIRHFDEFCNLVNRQANMHVMIDEAHNYSSAHRILPSYERLVRDKGNQNVSYTAIFQRPAENHKSIISNATHLFIFKLPLHTDVDYLRKWVGAEVELLLQPEFRKFYEKEPELPNRSFIYKDTRASRPVVVRGGLH, via the coding sequence ATGGCTATCGACTATCAAGACCACTTTAACTTCAAGTGGGAGGTCGGCACTGAGAATAGCGTCGTTATCGGCGCCCACTGGCAGGGCAAGACGCACCTTGCGGCAAACTTGATAGCCCGCTCGATTCTTGGCGCCTATCCACTTTGGGCATGGGATTATCACGGCAAACTGCGCAAAGAACTGCTTTCAAGGCACCTGACGCCACAGCAGCAGGCGCTTGTCTATCATGGCACTTGTAAAAGGGTAGAGATGATTCGCAAGGGCACTAACTTTGTCGTGCCGCTCGACCTTGGCATTCGGCACTTTGACGAGTTCTGCAACCTTGTCAACAGGCAGGCCAACATGCACGTGATGATTGACGAGGCGCACAACTACAGCAGCGCCCACCGCATCTTGCCGTCCTACGAGCGCCTTGTCAGAGACAAGGGCAACCAAAACGTATCATACACGGCCATCTTCCAGCGACCAGCAGAGAACCACAAGAGCATCATTTCAAACGCCACGCACCTTTTCATCTTCAAACTGCCGCTGCACACGGACGTTGACTACCTGCGCAAGTGGGTCGGCGCAGAGGTGGAATTGCTGCTGCAGCCTGAATTCCGCAAGTTTTACGAAAAAGAGCCAGAATTGCCGAACCGTTCTTTCATCTACAAGGACACGAGGGCGAGCAGGCCGGTCGTGGTCAGGGGTGGTCTCCATTGA
- a CDS encoding discoidin domain-containing protein translates to MWGGLSEQQIADIVEKQVGVNKVKMPSPVVGDYQSPVLAVATSDTIATTPVTWSATSTSSHSLRSGSYTRAGMRITDATKRGLYLLSATFYMGKALNPTGNVVATLRKTSDDSIIASSTPIDATTINSNENPVTFTFNRALTPNEDFRISVEYSGGDASNFLSVFGNFGSSQYSGGMWSLYAGSWGDDGIGRDLRGSMTLSAEAYVLDGNTATAWNSNSQTNPFIYLDMGSSKLISGVRIYWPTSNRPTNYVIETSIDTLTWTPVLTLNSQPAANAWTEYAFNTVVARYFRVRDLDAGSVVMSIAEIQYYVKTTDQVLSTHGHGDV, encoded by the coding sequence ATGTGGGGCGGCCTTTCAGAGCAGCAAATCGCAGACATCGTAGAGAAACAAGTCGGCGTGAACAAGGTCAAAATGCCCTCTCCCGTTGTTGGCGACTACCAAAGCCCTGTTCTGGCAGTGGCAACGAGCGACACAATAGCAACCACGCCGGTGACGTGGTCGGCGACTTCGACATCATCGCACTCACTACGTAGCGGCTCGTACACCCGTGCAGGCATGAGGATAACCGACGCCACGAAAAGAGGGCTGTATCTGCTTTCTGCAACGTTCTATATGGGGAAGGCTCTAAACCCGACCGGCAATGTTGTCGCCACACTAAGAAAGACTAGCGACGACAGCATCATAGCATCATCGACCCCTATTGATGCAACCACTATCAACTCAAACGAGAACCCAGTAACCTTCACGTTTAACCGCGCACTGACGCCTAACGAAGACTTTAGAATCAGCGTCGAGTATTCTGGCGGCGATGCGTCTAATTTTCTGTCAGTGTTCGGGAATTTTGGCTCTAGCCAGTATTCTGGCGGGATGTGGTCGCTGTATGCTGGTTCATGGGGCGACGATGGTATTGGCAGAGACTTGCGCGGGAGCATGACTCTCTCCGCGGAGGCGTATGTCCTTGATGGAAACACCGCAACGGCGTGGAATTCCAACAGCCAGACAAACCCCTTCATCTATCTCGACATGGGGTCGAGCAAACTGATATCGGGCGTGCGCATCTACTGGCCGACATCGAACAGGCCGACAAATTATGTTATTGAAACTTCAATCGACACCTTGACATGGACTCCGGTATTGACCCTGAACTCGCAGCCTGCGGCTAATGCATGGACTGAATATGCCTTTAACACCGTTGTGGCAAGATACTTCCGTGTGCGTGACCTTGACGCTGGCAGTGTGGTAATGTCGATTGCTGAGATTCAGTATTATGTCAAGACGACTGACCAGGTGCTTTCGACGCACGGGCATGGAGATGTCTGA
- a CDS encoding outer membrane family protein, whose amino-acid sequence MTTELVNVGEVRNQFAKLREAYRKVLPKVDPALLNDFLQREAANSDKDEDGIPYTIEVFTKEGLDTQVARQYILEAHLKYLYKHTFSIKRYQSALRGA is encoded by the coding sequence ATGACCACGGAACTTGTCAATGTAGGTGAAGTAAGAAACCAATTTGCAAAGCTGCGAGAAGCCTACCGGAAGGTGCTGCCAAAAGTTGATCCCGCGCTGTTAAATGACTTTCTTCAAAGGGAAGCAGCAAATTCAGACAAGGATGAAGACGGCATACCATACACCATTGAAGTATTCACAAAGGAAGGACTCGATACGCAGGTGGCAAGACAGTACATTCTGGAAGCACACTTAAAGTATCTTTACAAGCACACGTTTTCAATTAAAAGATACCAAAGTGCGCTGCGGGGCGCATGA
- a CDS encoding DUF2524 family protein yields MMSSTSKSTRSKKTILLSAIFAMAVLLLGASSSAISAKAWAQAPTADIKSKAKEIENTVISALKSYATGIGAKYIDLDLLTQAPPTTGNNTGGGVPTVVNQTAYTDAMNMIAKAQNQLQSLSQTANPQQATLIAKAQGGVEALKTLMERKAPINLAEDVAQSPIVNNLRQLS; encoded by the coding sequence ATGATGTCAAGTACAAGCAAAAGTACGAGGTCTAAAAAGACGATACTCCTTTCTGCCATATTTGCAATGGCAGTATTGTTGTTGGGGGCATCGTCTTCTGCAATAAGTGCAAAAGCATGGGCCCAAGCGCCAACAGCCGACATCAAATCAAAAGCAAAGGAAATAGAGAATACAGTAATATCTGCACTGAAATCATACGCAACCGGGATAGGTGCAAAATACATAGACCTTGACCTCCTAACACAGGCTCCGCCAACCACGGGCAATAACACAGGAGGGGGAGTACCTACAGTGGTAAATCAGACGGCATACACAGATGCCATGAATATGATTGCAAAGGCTCAAAACCAGCTTCAATCTCTCTCACAAACAGCCAACCCACAGCAGGCAACCCTCATAGCAAAAGCACAGGGTGGAGTTGAAGCGCTCAAGACTCTGATGGAGAGAAAAGCACCCATTAATCTGGCAGAAGACGTTGCACAAAGCCCGATAGTGAACAACCTTCGGCAACTATCTTGA
- a CDS encoding hemerythrin domain-containing protein, translated as MQFEIPESLKHEHEELHAELKKAIGAGGKVGEAAKAVAEALHLHFMKEEEYAMPPLGLLSALAEGRVTSDMKDVIPMTDKLKADLLHMLEEHKAIVASLKNLLDVANKEGKAEYAAFAEKLMLHAKNEEEVLYPASILVGEYLKERLKIS; from the coding sequence ATGCAGTTTGAGATTCCAGAATCGCTGAAACACGAGCACGAAGAGCTTCATGCAGAACTGAAGAAAGCCATCGGAGCTGGCGGCAAAGTGGGAGAAGCCGCAAAGGCAGTAGCAGAAGCCCTCCATCTTCATTTTATGAAGGAGGAAGAGTATGCCATGCCGCCACTAGGGCTGTTGTCCGCACTGGCTGAAGGGAGAGTTACGTCAGATATGAAAGATGTAATACCGATGACCGACAAATTGAAGGCAGACCTTCTGCATATGCTTGAAGAACATAAAGCGATTGTCGCTTCTCTGAAAAATCTGTTGGATGTTGCAAATAAGGAGGGTAAGGCAGAATATGCTGCGTTTGCAGAAAAGTTGATGTTGCATGCCAAGAACGAAGAAGAGGTTCTATATCCCGCGAGTATTCTGGTTGGCGAGTATCTGAAGGAAAGGCTAAAAATTTCATAG
- a CDS encoding 4Fe-4S dicluster domain-containing protein, giving the protein MPIDADFPKNHQVIGKHQHADGAHFHFVWGPGREAEAAENEEVRKAYEARGEQLVPLGVHGTMVALDWDSCIADGACIEACPVQVYQWYRSEQDVPGIEMQNATSAGSGEDHSRDGRKDYTDKSDPIREHDCIWCMACVSVCPTQAIKVDQSNLEFHEKAAGTFNEALAKGSAPPPHAH; this is encoded by the coding sequence ATGCCAATTGACGCGGACTTTCCAAAGAACCATCAGGTTATAGGCAAACACCAGCATGCAGACGGTGCGCATTTCCATTTCGTATGGGGGCCGGGGAGAGAAGCAGAAGCGGCAGAAAATGAAGAGGTAAGAAAAGCCTACGAGGCTAGGGGCGAGCAGCTCGTTCCACTCGGCGTGCACGGCACGATGGTTGCCCTTGACTGGGACTCTTGCATAGCCGACGGTGCTTGCATTGAAGCATGTCCAGTTCAAGTCTATCAGTGGTATAGAAGCGAACAGGATGTGCCGGGAATAGAAATGCAGAATGCAACTAGCGCGGGTTCAGGAGAAGACCATTCAAGGGACGGCCGCAAGGACTATACAGACAAGTCAGACCCAATAAGGGAGCACGACTGCATATGGTGCATGGCCTGTGTGTCGGTGTGCCCCACACAGGCAATCAAAGTAGATCAGTCGAACCTAGAGTTCCATGAAAAGGCAGCTGGGACGTTCAATGAAGCGTTAGCAAAGGGGAGCGCGCCGCCTCCACACGCGCATTAG
- a CDS encoding hemerythrin domain-containing protein, producing the protein MSYRINFDEPIPDLIERLKREHRQLESKLAAVESADTVNEQSIRILEELSEPIIRHAVEEEARVLRVIMHEAKEQSRESIKIAQEHNWIADFIKKTIPKLSSMPQQQAKQEVTQFILDLRQHFSEEEEIMFPLALKASSVKK; encoded by the coding sequence TTGAGTTACAGAATCAACTTTGATGAGCCAATACCCGACCTGATAGAGAGGTTGAAAAGGGAACACCGCCAACTTGAGTCCAAGCTTGCTGCAGTAGAGTCTGCTGACACCGTTAACGAGCAGTCGATAAGAATATTGGAGGAGTTGAGCGAGCCCATTATACGCCATGCTGTAGAGGAAGAAGCGAGGGTTCTGCGCGTCATTATGCACGAAGCAAAAGAACAGTCGCGAGAATCTATCAAAATCGCACAAGAGCACAACTGGATTGCAGATTTCATCAAGAAAACAATCCCAAAGCTGTCATCGATGCCCCAACAGCAAGCAAAGCAGGAGGTAACGCAATTTATCTTGGATCTAAGGCAGCACTTCTCGGAGGAAGAGGAAATAATGTTTCCACTTGCCCTAAAGGCGAGCTCGGTGAAGAAATAA
- a CDS encoding DUF488 domain-containing protein → MKKHAAREEEERSFKIFVDRLWARGIRKEDITVDLWLKDIAPSDSLRKWFGHDPRKWNEFKKRYFKELDGKKEPVELILQRLRSGTPVLLLYGAKDEKFNNAVALKEYLLRQAE, encoded by the coding sequence ATGAAGAAGCACGCCGCCAGAGAAGAAGAGGAAAGAAGTTTCAAGATATTTGTAGATAGGCTTTGGGCCAGAGGCATAAGAAAGGAGGACATCACCGTAGACTTGTGGTTAAAGGACATAGCACCAAGCGATAGCCTCCGGAAGTGGTTTGGGCATGACCCCCGCAAGTGGAATGAATTCAAGAAGCGATATTTCAAAGAGCTAGATGGCAAGAAAGAGCCAGTTGAGTTGATTCTGCAAAGGTTGCGTTCTGGCACTCCTGTATTATTGCTTTATGGCGCCAAGGATGAGAAATTCAACAACGCAGTGGCGCTCAAGGAATATCTGCTTAGGCAGGCAGAGTAG
- a CDS encoding LpqB family beta-propeller domain-containing protein, translated as MILLIVISLPDIKVIQAAETSNGNASATSKDLHDSSKLTKVTTFEISNTTQAATVLDISPDSKTIIFASNSGDAAKKSSLWAITLSNSSSNESAYGNPRLIELSLTTSFSNMFNPRISPDGSEILFVATYASSISDETKQGLFEYNLEKNTLAEVSLNIPTVRSADWVPNGTILYSGGNASSNSDTIWISSKNGTNSKQVYNSPEPVGDIDVSSDGTKVAFITSSQENVYASFLKVLDIKTGKTRILGNSTNNNENLPAAYHDPRWSPNNEFIVTTYSPKTLPASEIRLISIDGTINTPVYSNSSFNAVGAAITGGDGKSVIFGLAANNKDLQGESGIYMLQIDSAMPDFATGAALMAVVVMLGTSIFLGKAFITKYTGKQV; from the coding sequence ATGATACTCCTCATAGTTATATCGCTGCCAGATATCAAGGTTATTCAAGCGGCAGAGACCTCAAATGGGAACGCATCAGCCACATCTAAGGATCTACACGATAGTTCCAAGCTGACAAAAGTAACTACTTTTGAAATTAGCAACACCACGCAAGCTGCAACCGTTCTTGACATCAGTCCAGATAGCAAGACAATCATTTTTGCGTCGAATAGTGGGGACGCCGCAAAAAAGAGCTCATTATGGGCGATAACCCTTTCTAATTCAAGTAGCAATGAATCTGCTTATGGGAATCCGAGGCTCATCGAGCTTTCGCTGACGACATCCTTTTCTAATATGTTTAACCCTCGCATATCTCCTGATGGCAGCGAGATTCTGTTCGTCGCTACGTATGCAAGTAGCATTAGCGATGAAACAAAACAGGGACTTTTTGAGTACAATTTAGAGAAAAACACTCTCGCAGAAGTATCGCTCAACATTCCTACTGTTCGCTCCGCAGATTGGGTGCCAAACGGTACTATTCTCTACTCAGGTGGCAACGCGTCTTCAAATTCAGATACGATCTGGATTTCTTCAAAGAATGGCACCAACTCCAAACAAGTCTATAATTCCCCTGAACCTGTTGGAGACATCGATGTAAGTTCGGATGGTACAAAGGTAGCCTTTATCACCTCTAGTCAAGAAAATGTCTATGCTTCCTTTCTGAAAGTGCTCGATATCAAAACAGGAAAAACAAGAATCCTAGGTAACTCAACTAACAACAATGAGAATCTTCCAGCCGCGTATCATGACCCGCGGTGGAGTCCAAATAACGAATTTATTGTGACCACATACTCGCCCAAAACACTGCCAGCCTCAGAAATTAGGCTGATTTCAATCGATGGTACAATAAATACACCCGTTTACAGTAATTCAAGCTTTAACGCGGTAGGGGCAGCGATTACAGGTGGTGATGGTAAATCCGTGATTTTCGGACTAGCCGCCAACAATAAAGACTTGCAAGGAGAATCAGGAATCTATATGCTGCAGATCGATAGCGCCATGCCAGATTTTGCAACAGGGGCTGCCTTAATGGCGGTGGTAGTAATGTTAGGCACAAGTATCTTCTTGGGAAAAGCCTTCATAACCAAGTATACTGGAAAACAAGTTTAG
- a CDS encoding MarR family transcriptional regulator: MGQWEVYEAIQSLGGTATFSQIREYLQNKYCYCSESSTHDALKKLICNSLISGVPIAKGNSRRVYRITAEFPERNIIVIEKNGVSRSVAA, translated from the coding sequence ATGGGTCAATGGGAAGTCTATGAGGCCATTCAGTCACTTGGCGGCACCGCGACTTTTTCACAGATAAGAGAATACCTGCAGAACAAGTACTGCTACTGTTCAGAATCATCAACACATGATGCGTTAAAAAAGTTGATTTGTAATAGCCTGATTAGCGGCGTGCCCATAGCCAAGGGTAACAGTCGGCGAGTCTATCGTATCACGGCAGAGTTCCCAGAACGCAACATCATTGTCATTGAGAAGAATGGCGTTTCGAGGAGCGTAGCGGCATGA